A DNA window from Phragmites australis chromosome 11, lpPhrAust1.1, whole genome shotgun sequence contains the following coding sequences:
- the LOC133885436 gene encoding large ribosomal subunit protein uL16-like yields MGRRPARCYRQIKNKPYPKSRYCRGVPDPKIRIYDVGMKRKGVDEFPYCVHLVSWEKENVSSEALEAARIACNKYMTKSAGKDAFHLRVRVHPFHVLRINKMLSCAGADRLQTGMRGAFGKPQGTCARVDIGQVLLSVRCKDNNAVHASEALRRAKFKFPGRQKIIESRKWGFTKFSRADYLRYKSEGRIVPDGVNAKLLSNHGRLEKRAPGNAFLDAVVV; encoded by the exons atggGGAGGA GACCTGCAAGGTGCTATCGCCAGATCAAGAACAAGCCGTATCCCAAGTCCAGGTACTGCCGTGGTGTCCCTGATCCCAAGATCAGGATCTATGATGTTGGAATGAAGAGGAAGGGAGTTGATGAGTTCCCCTACTGTGTGCACCTTGTCTCTTGGGAGAAAGAGAATGTCTCCAGTGAGGCTCTTGAGGCTGCACGTATTGCGTGCAACAAGTACATGACCAAGTCTGCAGGAAAGGATGCCTTCCACCTTAGGGTCCGGGTTCACCCATTCCACGTGCTCCGTATCAATAAGATGCTTTCATGTGCCGGGGCTGATAGGCTCCAGACTGGAATGAGGGGTGCCTTTGGCAAGCCCCAGGGAACCTGCGCTAGGGTGGACATTGGTCAGGTCCTCCTTTCTGTGCGGTGCAAGGACAACAATGCTGTGCATGCCAGCGAAGCTCTTCGTCGTGCCAAGTTCAAGTTCCCTGGCCGCCAAAAGATCATTGAGAGCAGAAAGTG GGGCTTCACCAAGTTCAGCCGTGCTGATTACCTGAGGTACAAGAGTGAGGGTAGAATTGTGCCTGATGGTGTCAACGCCAAg CTGCTCAGTAACCATGGTCGACTTGAGAAGCGCGCCCCCGGGAATGCTTTCCTTGATGCCGTCGTCGTTTAA
- the LOC133885086 gene encoding tryptophan aminotransferase-related protein 2-like — protein sequence MGCAYAASSIHPSSLQQARRKNQATRHRRPQASSSSSSPLPSSSTGGAPRCTRTRSGRMRSQRVANAGPLVLRGYKSTGLLRLLVSPPQQSKVRLRCYAVMEMTGGGERSRARAPAGGAELALWALVACNVASLALLLRSYIDRRPRPAAVSRGRVGAARSSSSRRTRRARRGSTPSRRTPSSTPVVIPGWQAMRYFSDPSALCSFIEPAFEREVRRLRRLVGNAVIDGYHLVVGTGATQLFQTAMYGLSSPARGDEPVAVVSPAPYYSVRSQKHSVTAIIM from the coding sequence ATGGGTTGTGCTTATGCAGCATCGTCGATCCATCCAAGTTCGTTGCAACAAGCTCGCCGGAAAAACCAGGCCACCCGCCACCGTCGCCCGCaagcctcttcctcctcctcctcgcctctcCCGTCGTCGTCCACCGGCGGCGCACCACGCTGCACGCGCACGCGCTCCGGCCGCATGCGCAGCCAACGTGTCGCCAACGCCGGCCCCCTCGTCCTACGCGGCTACAAATCCACGGGCCTCCTCCGCTTGCTCGTCAGTCCTCCTCAGCAGAGCAAGGTAAGGTTGCGCTGCTACGCTGTCATGGAGATGACCGGGGGCGGGGAAAggtcgcgggcgcgggcgccggCCGGCGGGGCCGAGCTCGCATTGTGGGCGCTGGTGGCGTGCAACGTCGCCTCCCTCGCGCTCCTACTCCGCAGCTACATCGACAGGCGGCCCCGCCCCGCGGCTGTGTCGCGAGGTCGGGTAGGGGCggcgcgcagcagcagcagccggcggACGAGGAGAGCGAGGCGCGGGAGCACGCCGTCGCGCCGGACGCCGTCATCAACCCCGGTCGTGATCCCGGGGTGGCAGGCCATGAGGTACTTCTCCGACCCCAGCGCTCTCTGCTCGTTCATCGAGCCTGCGTTCGAGCGCGAGgtgcgccgcctccgccgcctcgtcGGCAACGCCGTGATCGACGGCTACCACCTGGTAGTCGGCACCGGAGCCACCCAGCTCTTCCAGACGGCCATGTACGGGCTTAGCTCGCCTGCCCGCGGGGACGAGCCCGTCGCCGTCGTCTCGCCGGCGCCATATTACTCGGTAAGATCACAAAAACATAGTGTTACTGCTATTATAATGTGA